Proteins co-encoded in one Stomoxys calcitrans chromosome 5, idStoCalc2.1, whole genome shotgun sequence genomic window:
- the LOC106092954 gene encoding endoplasmic reticulum junction formation protein lunapark-B: protein MGIILAKFRKEKSTQEVLEALQEKIDTLENFTYDTQQQKKRIVGNFVAASIGVYIIAFAVFYFIYFPPTWRDRIIYSIPLLVFPFIIILLRHLFTWYFQRKLNKNSKKLTVLRAEKKKILEQVMDKETYKVAVNLLSRFADKPSRSAFSAASSTMRTPLKTNQPSLNRSLPTTAMKTNQLALTASTPNVTRVGNTSLASAAAPVPAPTFAGSTTPRTATTAMSPYNSASSNSGSGQIVRRRTPFPVVNQNEKGVFEKIVDVLIGDGPGDRFAMICKECYGHNGMALKEDFEYTTFRCAFCNALNPARKSRPVAPRLSVLPKPSIAAGDSSSDDKDDSDDERPAASDATLFATPLMAAMAARNSNVDASSSSSSDERSQQRDEPTNNEEALEEERANDIESKADNNENIEKSDSAIDDVSPEE from the exons ATGGGtattattttagcaaaatttcgg AAAGAAAAATCCACGCAGGAGGTCTTAGAAGCCTTGCAAGAAAAGATCGATACCTTGGAGAATTTTACATATGATACCCAGCAGCAAAAGAAGCGTATTGTAGGCAATTTCGTTGCTGCCTCCATAGGCGTTTACATTATTGCTTTTGCTGTATTTTATTTCATCTATTTTCCGCCGACATGGAGGGATCGCATTATCTACTCCATACCATTGCTGGTATTCCCCTTCAT CATTATTCTCCTTCGTCACTTATTTACATGGTACTTCCAACgtaaattgaataaaaactcgAAGAAGCTGACAGTCCTCAGAGctgagaagaaaaaaattctggaacaAGTCATGGATAAAGAAACCTACAAGGTGGCTGTAAATCTCTTGTCACGTTTTGCCGACAAACCCAGTCGATCAGCATTTAGTG CCGCTTCCTCAACAATGCGCACCCCATTGAAAACAAATCAGCCTTCATTGAATCGATCTCTACCGACTACAGCAATGAAGACAAATCAATTGGCGTTGACCGCCTCAACGCCCAATGTAACCAGGGTTGGTAATACTTCTTTGgcatcagcagcagcaccagTGCCAGCTCCAACATTTGCGGGAAGCACTACTCCACGTACTGCTACAACAGCAATGTCACCCTACAACAGTGCTAGTAGCAACAGTGGAAGTGGTCAGATAGTGCGCCGTCGCACTCCCTTCCCCGTGGTCAATCAAAACGAAAAGGGGGTTTTCGAAAAAATTGTCGATGTTCTTATAGGTGATGGTCCGGGTGATCGTTTTGCCATGATATGTAAAGAGTGTTATGGTCACAACG GAATGGCCTTAAAGGAGGATTTCGAATATACTACTTTTAGATGTGCATTTTGTAATGCCTTAAATCCGGCAAGAAAATCCAGACCGGTAGCGCCACGTTTGTCAGTTTTGCCAAAACCTTCGATTGCAGCTGGCGATTCATCGTCTGATGATAAGGATGACTCAG ATGATGAGCGCCCTGCAGCATCAGATGCCACCCTATTTGCAACACCCTTGATGGCAGCCATGGCTGCTCGCAACTCAAATGTAGATGCCTCATCCTCCTCCTCTTCGGATGAACGAAGTCAACAAAGGGATGAACCAACAAACAACGAAGAGGCTTTAGAAGAAGAACGAGCAAACGATATTGAATCAAAGGCTGACAATAATGAGAATATAGAAAAGTCTGATTCTGCCATAGACGATGTGAGTCCCGAAGAGTAA